One Pseudochaenichthys georgianus unplaced genomic scaffold, fPseGeo1.2 scaffold_2124_arrow_ctg1, whole genome shotgun sequence genomic window carries:
- the LOC117441897 gene encoding uncharacterized protein, whose translation MSQAGKVLHLYVEVRSVSEEEEGGDGTPHSTLQCPDVLPHCQRGSSPNHRQALPPVSQHHTGFSSHSVPTPRSSPRQSVSFQLQNPDATGSPTACHHQDLLHDSFSQLLQVLAPGTSSPCHHSSPGHTQSPHMDPYRPGRMLVSPSSTSSGTITAPHTPTSTRRSYEGPGMRVEEGKTSVVTFGYVEKANVRGHQKTCQSELGNPPNRTEGQLRNRLSDPLCYNGRPDQGDAYPSHPHPFRTPQGSPYLQRASQDPFARDASFRFAGPVPDHCSPTLPRHFQSSRCRSLGGSPVLPRSAHSLPSKTQFLDRGVSQSFLNGLPRTPAHEQLYAQSGYHSMGSTSTLRSRGDESPRLSSKFHPPLPAGRPTDIQHEIPTSMFPPRTGYQAGVNPNNSFRSSYGNLTDSSHNATDGLLYNDNDNLSHGRSSRCCSPTYGRRNLSQCLNANVASKLAAEATKRSTLLAERRPPCPASSQAESRTFESPKMGGSFRRESQPFVARHGQGSLESLRSENQRWKTDKATPRTQPGRVSPLLSQRSLSSPSSASSAKLNQAAASPVLDPRHYRGSSPTKNSPALHHYQPPLYTGDHTSIPALYDDLFAGSLMHSPELSRRFPCSPNPETVRWCPPGNSSDLRDFRTTTAPAYSPSTKEMYHRQAEGIHTSLDYQTQVRSSSKSEREEGLDHSGGAGTSSQSSSGVTGSMGDSQLDRNESPSPETSSQCSHDTADTGSGIQSDGSSTTTPSSRSQRIAQAKWDFLFGGPPEESRCRQEAPPSTPPPSVAPSPAPRSSPRHKTTNQRRGRDIEAPKVTHHKVCQIEVELVTSDPRGSAPKTGIIRQTIKYSETDLDAVPLRCYRETDLDEVMRAEAEAEAAEEADSDFGSHLGNSFSPPNVSPKPRRDVGRKEEEEEEEEGEEDGQEEEGVVSWASVRMLGDRQKQKVTRDEDEVFTLLLKGALAESHGGLKSPVSLGSPRRPSESNLDSFSRHFESIMESHRAKGTSYSSLDSVDLLTSGSTSVFTFDLPTLTPEIQSQICDSAKQILELSFAPLAHPDPPSSRSDSALSGGAGPFTRSPDPPQRAESQREAGRRSGQKEGFRKTNSAPSLHGSSK comes from the exons ATGTCTCAGGCGGGGAAAGTCCTTCACCTGTACGTTGAGGTGAGGTCTGTctctgaggaggaggaaggaggagaTGGGACTCCTCACTCCACGCTTCAGTGCCCGGACGTCCTGCCTCACTGCCAGAGGGGCTCCAGCCCGAACCACAGACAGGCCCTGCCCCCAGTCTCCCAGCACCACACTGGGTTCAGCAGTCACAGCGTACCCACCCCAAGGTCTTCCCCGAGGCAGTCAGTCAGCTTCCAACTCCAAAACCCAGACGCTACAGGGTCTCCTACCGCCTGCCACCATCAGGACTTGTTGCATGACAGTTTCAGTCAGTTACTCCAGGTCCTCGCGCCGGGGACATCCAGCCCATGCCATCACAGTTCACCAGGACACACTCAATCCCCTCACATGGATCCCTACCGACCGGGAAGGATGCTAGTCTCTCCGTCTTCTACTTCTTCTGGGACCATCACAGCACCACACACCCCGACCAGCACCCGGAGGTCCTACGAGGGCCCAGGAATGAGGGTGGAAGAGGGCAAGACTTCTGTGGTGACCTTTGGCTACGTAGAGAAAGCTAACGTTCGCGGACACCAAAAGACATGCCAAAGTGAGTTGGGAAATCCTCCGAACCGAACGGAAGGGCAGCTCAGGAACCGGTTGAGTGATCCGCTGTGTTACAACGGGAGGCCCGATCAAGGTGACGCTTACCCGAGTCACCCTCACCCGTTTCGGACTCCACAGGGATCGCCTTACCTGCAGAGGGCCAGCCAAGACCCGTTCGCCAGAGACGCCAGCTTCAGATTCGCCGGTCCTGTCCCAGATCATTGCAGCCCGACGCTGCCTCGGCACTTCCAGTCGTCTCGCTGCCGGTCCTTGGGGGGGTCGCCTGTCCTGCCCCGCAGTGCCCACTCTCTGCCATCAAAGACCCAGTTCTTGGACAGGGGAGTGAGCCAGAGCTTTCTGAACGGACTACCCAGAACCCCTGCTCACGAACAACTGTACGCTCAATCGGGATACCATTCAATGGGTTCGACCTCGACTCTTCGCTCGCGGGGGGACGAAAGCCCCAGGTTGTCCAGCAAGTTTCACCCACCGTTACCTGCAGGCAGACCCACGGACATCCAGCACGAGATCCCAACGAGCATGTTCCCCCCCAGGACGGGCTATCAAGCCGGTGTGAACCCCAACAACAGTTTTAGAAGTAGCTATGGTAACCTTACAGACTCCAGTCATAACGCCACAGACGGTTTACTCTACAACGACAACGATAACTTGTCTCACGGCAGGTCGTCACGCTGCTGCAGCCCGACGTATGGCAGGAGGAACCTCTCCCAATGCTTAAATGCTAATGTGGCTTCTAAGCTAGCAGCGGAGGCGACCAAGCGATCCACCCTTTTAGCTGAACGGCGGCCTCCCTGTCCGGCATCTTCTCAAGCCGAGTCCCGAACATTTGAAAGTCCCAAGATGGGAGGGTCTTTCCGGAGGGAATCCCAACCCTTTGTCGCTCGCCACGGGCAAGGCTCCCTGGAGTCTCTACGGTCCGAGAACCAAAGATGGAAAACAGACAAAGCCACGCCTCGCACGCAACCAGGACGCGTCTCCCCCCTCTTATCCCAGAGAAGCTTGTCTTCACCATCATCAGCCTCGTCGGCCAAATTGAACCAAGCTGCCGCCTCACCAGTTTTGGACCCCCGGCATTATCGTGGTTCCTCTCCCACTAAGAACAGCCCAGCACTGCACCACTACCAGCCACCACTGTACACTGGAGACCACACATCCATCCCCGCTTTGTACGATGACCTCTTTGCCGGATCACTCATGCACAGCCCTGAACTCTCCAGGAGGTTTCCCTGCAGTCCGAACCCTGAAACGGTTCGCTGGTGCCCCCCCGGGAACTCTTCTGACCTCCGTGACTTCAGAACGACCACCGCTCCAGCTTATTCTCCAAGCACCAAAGAGATGTACCACAGACAGGCGGAAGGGATACATACGTCACTGGACTACCAGACGCAAGTCAGAAGCTCGTCCAAGAGTGAAAGGGAGGAGGGTCTGGACCACAGCGGGGGGGCTGGGACGTCCTCTCAGAGCTCCAGTGGGGTGACGGGCAGTATGGGAGACTCCCAGTTGGACCGAAACGAAAGTCCTTCCCCCGAAACCTCCAGCCAGTGCAGCCACGACACGGCCGACACCGGCTCAGGGATTCAG TCTGACGGCAGCTCCACCACGACTCCGTCTTCCCGCTCGCAGAGGATCGCCCAAGCAAAGTGGGACTTCCTGTTTGGAGGACCGCCGGAGGAGAGTCGCTGCAGACAAG AAGCTCCGCCCTCGACACCCCCGCCCAGCGTcgctccaagccccgcccctcgCTCCTCCCCCCGCCATAAAACAACCAATCAGAGGAGGGGGCGGGACATCGAGGCCCCAAAGGTGACGCATCACAAGGTGTGTCAGATCGAGGTTGAGCTGGTGACCTCTGACCCCAGAGGCTCCGCCCCCAAAACCGGCATCATCCGGCAGACCATCAAATACTCGGAGACGGATCTGGACGCCGTGCCGCTGCGTTGCTACAGAGAAACGGACCTGGACGAG GTGATGCGGGCAGAGGCCGAGGCGGAGGCAGCAGAGGAGGCGGACTCAGACTTCGGGAGTCATTTGGGAAACTCCTTCAGCCCCCCCAACGTTTCCCCTAAACCCCGGAGAGACGTTGGGaggaaggaggaggaagaggaggaagaggagggggaggaagatGGACAGGAAGAGGAAGGAGTGGTGAGCTGGGCCAGTGTTCGCATGCTGGGAGACCGACAGAAACAAAAAGTAACCAGAGACGAGGACGAGGTCTTCACTTTGCTGCTGAAGGG AGCGCTGGCGGAGTCTCACGGCGGCCTGAAGTCGCCCGTCTCTTTAGGAAGTCCTCGCCGGCCGTCAGAGAGCAACCTGGACTCGTTCAGCCGACACTTTGAAAGCATCATGGAGTCGCACCGGGCGAAAGGCACGTCGTACAGCAGCCTCGACAGCGTTGACCTCCTGACCTCCGGGTCCACCTCCGTGTTCACCTTCGACCTGCCCACGCTCACGCCTGAGATCCAG AGCCAGATCTGCGACAGTGCCAAGCAGATCCTGGAGCTCAGCTTCGCCCCATTGGCTCACCCCGACCCCCCCTCCTCCCGCTCTGACTCCGCCCTCAGCGGGGGGGCGGGGCCATTTACCAGAAGTCCCGACCCGCCGCAGAGGGCGGAGTCACAGCGGGAGGCGGGGCGTCGCTCCGGACAAAAGGAAGGTTTCCGGAAGACGAACTCGGCGCCGTCGCTTCACGGGAGCTCGAAGTGA